Genomic DNA from uncultured Acetobacterium sp.:
AAATTTTTTATGTTTGACCTTATCCGTCAACGCAAATCCATTTTCCGTCGGACCATTGTGAAAGGTAACGGCGTTGGCGTTATTTCTGCGGATCGCCACCTTTGACTGGGTCACCCGTTCGGAAAAAGTTTTATTCTTTTTCGTTTCGATATCAATTTCCGGTTTACGCTCATAGCGTTGTTTATTCTCCACGCAAACCTCATCTGGCATTTCTTTCAAAAACCGTGACGGCGTCTGCAGCTGGCGTCGTCCGTACAGGGTTCTTTCCGCCGCCCAGGAAATATAAAGACGTTTCATGGCTCGGGTAATCCCTACATAACAGATCCGCCGTTCCTCTTCGATGTCCTCTGGTGAATCCATGGCTCGGCCATGCGGGAAGATTCCTTCTTCCATCCCGGGGATAAAGACAATCGGAAATTCCAACCCTTTAGCATTATGAAGCGTCATTAACAGAACCTTACCTTCATCCCCATCATATTTATCAGTTTCTGACGACAAGGCCACCGTTTCCAGATAGGCACTGAGGCTTTGGTCATCACTGTTTTTTTCAAAATCGGTAGCTGACGATACCAGTTCCTGGAGGTTTTCCAGTCGGCTTTCACCCTTATCCATTTTTCCGGTTTCCAGCATTTCCAGATAGCCGGTTTTTTCAATAACGGCCGAGATCAGCTCACTTAAACTGGCCGTCTCCTGGATCGCTTCCAATTTCTTCATCAGTTCACTAAAGGCCCGGACCTTATTTTTCACACTGGGACTCAGCTCCGGAATTTCTTCAACGTGATGGAAGGCCTGCATTAAACTGAAGCTTTTAAAATTGGCGTACTCAGCAATTTTTTCAATCGTTGCTGATCCGATCCCCCGCTTGGGAACATTCACAATTCGCATGAAGCCCATGTTGTCTTTCGGATTGCTGAGGACATTTAAATAGGCAATGACATCTTTAATTTCAACTCGGGAATAAAATCCGGTTCCGCCGATTAACTGGAAGGGTAAACCCGCCCGCATCAGCGCTTCTTCAAACAACCGGGACTGGGCATTGGTTCGATACAAAATAGCAAAGTCACCAAAGATGCCATTTCCCTTGGTGATATTGTCATTAATCTCATCCACAATAAACCGGGCTTCATCATAACCCTGGTTAAAGGATGCAATCATTATTTTTTCATTGCCGTCATTGTTGGTCCACAACGCT
This window encodes:
- a CDS encoding UvrD-helicase domain-containing protein, producing MSLLDGLNSRQREAAETIDGPLLILAGAGSGKTRTIIHRIAHIIETGQAWPSQILAITFTNKAAGEMRERIAKMNIQDSKRIWMSTFHAMCARIMRSHAQWLGYDDNFVIYDMDDQKRLYKSLIKELGLNDKYFTNQFLSGEVSTAKNNFVSPEAYMKENAGDFRKEKVGIYYKRYQESLKANNAMDFDDLIYNTLVLFKGFPEILEQYQNRFKYIMVDEYQDTNHSQYELVNMLAAKNKNICVCGDDDQSIYGWRGADINNILDFEKDYTNAKVVKLEENYRSTQTILDCANGVIARNTGRKEKALWTNNDGNEKIMIASFNQGYDEARFIVDEINDNITKGNGIFGDFAILYRTNAQSRLFEEALMRAGLPFQLIGGTGFYSRVEIKDVIAYLNVLSNPKDNMGFMRIVNVPKRGIGSATIEKIAEYANFKSFSLMQAFHHVEEIPELSPSVKNKVRAFSELMKKLEAIQETASLSELISAVIEKTGYLEMLETGKMDKGESRLENLQELVSSATDFEKNSDDQSLSAYLETVALSSETDKYDGDEGKVLLMTLHNAKGLEFPIVFIPGMEEGIFPHGRAMDSPEDIEEERRICYVGITRAMKRLYISWAAERTLYGRRQLQTPSRFLKEMPDEVCVENKQRYERKPEIDIETKKNKTFSERVTQSKVAIRRNNANAVTFHNGPTENGFALTDKVKHKKFGIGTVVEVKNNMISVAFPGVGIKKMDPAFVEKA